The Triticum urartu cultivar G1812 chromosome 5, Tu2.1, whole genome shotgun sequence genome contains the following window.
cttcttttgaatatcacacaaatcaacaaagttgtttagatgggtagtggcatcttcactaggaaggccggaaaacggatctttcatgacaagattcagcaaagcaacattaatttcacaagattcagcatcggtaagaggagcaatcggagtgctaataaaataattattcttggtattggaaaaatcacacaatttagtattatcttgagccatcatgacaagcaagcaatccaacacacaagcaaacaagaaacaagcaaaaagaggcgaactggagaagagaaggggaacgggaaaagagggcgaataaaacggcaagggtgaagtgggggagaggaaaacgagagggaaatggaaaataatgtaatgcgagggataagagtttgtgttgggtacttggtatgtcttgacttgtacgtagactccccggcaacggcgccagaaatccttcttgctacatcttgagcactgcgttggttttcccttgaagaggaaagggtgatgcggcaaagtagcgtaagtatttccctcagtttttgagaaccaaggtatcaatccagtaggaggccatacgcaagtccctcgtacctacacaaacaaataagaacctcgcaaccaacgcgataaaggggttgtcaagcccttcatggtcacttacgagagtgagatttgatagagataataataataagataaatatttttggtatttttatgatatatttgaaagtaaagattgcaaaataaaatagattggaaacttatatgatggaaaatagacccgggggccataggtttcactagtggcttctctcaagatagcagaagtattacggtgggtgaacaaattattgtcgagcaattgatagaaaagcgaataattatgagaatatttaggcatgatcatgtatataggcatcacgtctgtgacaagtagaccgactcctgcctgcatctactactattactccacacatcaaccgctatccagcatgcatctagagtattaagttcataagaacagagtaacacattaggttagatgacatgatgtagagggataaaatcaagcaatatgatataaaccccatctttttatcctcgatggcaacaatacaatacgtgccgtttccctttctgtcactgggatcgagcatcgcaagattgaacccaaagctaagcacttctcccatttcaagaaaaatcaacctagtaggccaaaccaaactgataattcgaagagacttgcaaagataaccaatcatgcataaaagatttcagagaagaatcaaatattgttcatagatagacttgatcataaacccacaattcatcggatctcgtcaaacacaccgcaaaagagttacatcgaatagatctccaagaagatcgaggagaactttgtattgagattcaaagagagagaagaagccatctagctaataactatggacccgaaggtctgaagtaaactactcagacatcatcggaggggccatggagttgatgtagaggccctctgtgatcgatgccccctccgacggagctccggaaaaggccccaagatgggatctcttgggtacagaaggttgcggcggtggaaatagggtttcgtggtgctcctcgatgttttcaaggtatatgagtatatataggaggaagaagtaggtcggttgatccacgaggggggagggcgcgcccaggggggtaggcgcgccccctgcctcatggactcctcgttcgtttcttgacgtccactccaagtcctctggatcacgtttgttccaaaaatcacattccctaaggtttcattccgtttgatattccttttctgcgaaacactgaaataggcaaaaaaacagcaatttgcactgggccttgggttaataggttagtcccaaaaataatataaaagtgtaaaataaagcccattaacatccaaaacagatagtataatagcatggaacaatcaaaatttatagatacgttggagacgtatcaccgccctggggcgcgccccctgccttgggagccccctgaggctccaccaacctcaactccaactctatatattcatgtgcGGGGATAAAAAAAATCAGAgcgaaggattcatcgcgttttacgatacggagccgccgccaagccctaatctctctcgggacggctgatctggagtccgttcggggctccagagaggggaatccgtcgccatcgtcatcataaaccttcctccatcaccaatttcatgatgctcaccgccgtgcgtgagtaatcccatcataggcttgctggacggtgatgggttggatgggatttaccatgtaatcgagttagttttgttagggtttgatccctagtatccattatgttctaagattgatgttgctatgactttgctatgcttaatgcttgtcactagggcccgagtgccatgatttcagatatgaacctattatgttttcatgaatatatgtgagttcctAATCCTactttgcaagtcaatagtcacctgcTATGTGTTATGATttggtaaccccgaagtgacaataatcggcaccactcccggtgatgattgtagtttgaggagttcatgtattcactaagtgttaatactttggtccggtactctattaaaaggaggccttaatatcccttagtttccaataggaccccgctggcacgggagggtaagacaaaagatgtcatgcaagttcttttccataagcacgtatgactattttcggaatacatgcctacattacattgatgaactggagctagttctgtgtcaccctatgttataactgttgcatgaggaatcgcatccgataTAATTATCCATCaatgatccattgcctacgagcttttcacatattgatccttgcttagttacttttccgttgccactgttacaatcactacaaaactactactattacttttgccaccgttaccgttacttccatattactttgctactaaatactttgctgcagatattaagtcttttaggtacggttgaattgaaaactcaactgttaatacttgagaatattctttggctccccttgtgtcgaatcaataaatttaggttgaatactctaccctcgaaaactgttgtgatcctctatacttgtgggttatcaccggCACCTTGGGATCCGGCGCTCCTCGCCGCGCTGCACACCGTGCCTACGCCAAACAACTACACTGGAGGCGGTGATTGGTACATGGGCACCGGGGCTACGGTCACATGTTTGCTTATCCTGGTAATCAAGCCTCCTTCACTCCCGTCACCACCGACCGCTGCATCATTGTCGGTGACAGTTCTACCCTTCCTAGCACACATGTCGGGCACACTTCTTTTCCTTCTAATCCCATGCCTATTACTTTTTCTAACATACTTGTGTCACCTCATCTTATTAAGAACCTTATTTCCGTTCGTTGTTTAACTCGTGAAAATCCTATTACTGTTGAATTTGACGAGCTTGGTTTTTGTGTCAAGGACGCTCAAACCAAGATGGTACTTCACCGATGTGACAGCCTCGATGAGCTCTATCCGGTGCATCCGCCGTCCACCTCCACCACTTCACCGGTTGCTCCCTCCGCCGGCGTCGATCTCTGGCACGCTCGTTTGGGTCATCCCAACCCCGTCACACTTCGTCATATTCttaggagtttcagtttcagttATAATAAGATAGAGGATCACACCTGTCATGCATGTCGTGTCGGCAAACATGTTCGCCTCCCGTTTAATAACTCCACCACCATAGCTTCTTTTACTTTTCAGTTGATTCATAGCGATGTGTGGACCTCTCCGGTTCCTAGTAATTTGGGCTATTTATATTGTCTGGTTATCCTTAATGATTATTCTCACCATGGGTGGACGTTTCCTTTACGACGAATGTCGGATGCACTCTCCACTTTGACGGCTTTTTACTCCGATGTCAGCACGCAGTTTGGGAATCCCATCCTTGCTCTTCACACTGACAATGGAAAAGAGTCTGACAACCTTGCTTTCCGCACTTTTCTGTCGCACCACGGCACCATTTTTTGTCTCACATGCCCGTATACTTCACAGCAGAATGGTCGAGCCGAACATGTCCTTCGCACTCTGAACGACTATGTTCGCACGCTCCTGTTCCATGCTAATGTGCCACCTCATTTCTGGCTGGACGCACTCGCTACTGCTTCAGTTCTCCTTAACCTTCGTCCTTACCGCCCACAGTGGAATTATGCACCTCACTATCTTCTCTTCGGTACACCCCCATCTTATGATGGCTTGCGTATTTTGGGTGCCTTTGCTATCCTAGCACTACCGACTCCGCTCCTCACAAACTCGCACCTCGTTCTGTCGCTTGCATCTTCATCGGCTACCCCTGCAACTCCAAGGGATATCGGTGATACGATCCCATCTCCCATCGTGTGTTAACTTCCCGACACGTTTACTTTGATGAGCATGTGATTCCATTTCAGCAGGTACCCCCGGCTGTTCCTCCCGCCACCGGTAACCCGGGCTCCTCGACGCCACTCCCAGGGCGCCCGCGCGCCTTTCTTGGCCCACCCCTGGCTTTGAGGCGTGCCCCCCGCATGCGGCGCCTCCTACAGCCACGGCACTGGTGCCCCCGACGTTGGCACCCGCGGCCCCCTCGGCGCCCATGGCTCCCGCGACCCCCCAGACGCCCgctacgtccattttgcatcatgcttttatatcgatatttattgcattatgggatgttattacacattatgtcacaatacttatgcctattctctcttattttataaggtttgcatgaagagggggaatgccggcagctggaattctgggctggaaaaggagcaaatattagagatctattctgcacaactccaaaattcctgaaacttcacgggagcacgtttcagaatatataaaaaatattgggcgaaggaagtaccagagggggccacccaccatccatgagggtggggggcatgccctaccccccgggcgccccctgcctcgtggggcccttggcagccctctgatgcccatcttatgctatatgaggtttttcgtcgaggaaaaaatcataagctagctcatgggacgaaactccgcctccacgaggcggaaccaatctagggctccggcggagctgttctaccggggaaacttccctccgggagggggaaatcatcaccatcgtcatcgccaTCGATCCTCTCGGTGGAAGGGGGTCAATctacatcaacatcttcaccagcaccatctcatctcaagccctagttcatctcttgtatccaatctttgtcccaaagccttagattggtacctgtgggttgctagtagtgttgattactccttgtagttgatgctagttggtttatccggtggaagatcatatgttcagatcctttatgcatattaatacccctctgattatgaacatgaatatgatttgtgagtagttatgtttgttcctgaggacatgggagaagtcttgctataagtagtcatgtgaatttggtattcgtttgatattttgatgagatgaaTGTTGTCTCTCATCTAGTGGTGtaatgtgaacgtcgactacatgaaacttcaccattgtttaggcctagaggaaggcattgagaagtaataagtagatggtcggttgctagagtgacagaagtttaaaccctagtttatgagttgcttcgtaaggggctgatttggatccatatgtttaatgctatggttaggtttaccttaatatttttttgtagttgtagatgcttgcaataggggttaatcataagtgggatgcttgtccaaggaagggcagtacccaagcacggtgcactcacatatcaaattatcaaagtaccgaacgcgaatcatatgagcgtgatgaaaactagcttgacaataattcccatgtgtcctcgggagcgctttcctttatataagagtttttccaggcttgtcctttgctacaaaaaggattgggccatcttgctgcaacTTATTTACCttatttacttgttacccgttacaaattaccttatcacaaaactatctgttaccaataatttcaatgcttgcaaagaataccttgctgaaaaccgcttatcatttctttctgctcctcgttgggttcggcactcttacttatcgaaaaggctacaatagatcccctacacttgtgggtcatcagcacCCCCTCGCCCCAGGCACACCCGGTGCCCCCCGCGGCCTCGGCGCCTGTGGCCGGTCCGATCACCCGCACATGTACTGGCGTTTTTCGCCTGAGCTCGCGCTACGTCGTGGATGACTACGTCCATGCGGTGTCCACATCTGAGCCGTCTCCGTTGTCGTCCTCCGTTCGAGCCGCTCTTCGTGACCCACTTTGGATGCCTGCGATGCAAGAAGATTTTGACGCCCTGTTGCGCAACCGGACGTGGCAGCTTGTTCCCTGTCTCCGGCACGCCAACGTGATTACCGGGAAGTGGGTCTTCAAACACAAGCTCCGTCTTGATGGTACCCTTGATCGCTATAAAGCGCGTTGGGTCGTTCGTGGCTTTCGACAGCATGCTGGCATCGACTTCACCGACACCTTTGCTCCGGTCGTCAAGCCCGGCACGATACGCACGGTTCTTCACCTTGCGGTCTCCTGTGCTTGGCCGGTGCACCAGATGGACGTCTCCAACGCCTTTCTCCATGGTCACCTCGAGGAGCAGGTCTTCTGCCAGTTTGTTGAGCCGGCGCTTCCCGACCACGCGTGCCTTCTTTCACGGTACTTGTACGGACTCAAGCAGGCTCCGCGCGCTTGGTACCAACGCATCACGGCGTTTCTCCACCAGCTTGGGTTCCGCTCTACCCGCTCGGATGCCTCGCTCTTCGTTTATCATCAGGGCCCTGACACGGGCTACTTGTTGCTCAatgtcgacgacatcatcctgacgGCATGTACGACTGGTCTTCTCAGTCAGCTCACGGCTCGTCTTCGAAGCCGATGTGGATCCTCAACATGGTCTTGAGGTGGGAAGAGACGGCAAGGCCAAGCATGAATGGCCATTGAGAACAAGCTGTGCAGTTGGATCTAGAACCACCCGATACATTCGATCAACACCACTGTAAACAGTTGGATCTAAAATATTAAGAATTTGTATCATTTTATGTGCTAGAATTTGCACCAAATTTGCATCGATTTTTTTTAACCTGTTAAGTTTTGGGGTTCGGCTAGAAATGTTTTTTCTTCAGAGGAGCAAATACCCCCCTCTAATGTCATTCGGCCTTTTACTCCTCTAAaatttagtactccctccgtttctagaTATAACTCCTTTTAGAATTTTATTATAGACTACATATGTATGTATATAGATGTAGTTTAAAGCGTAGATTTTTCACTTATTTTACTCTCGTATGTAATTCATATTAAAGTCTCTAAAAAACTGTATTATATTAGAAAGTAGGGAGTACTTTGTCTATAGATGCCTTAATGAATGATTGTTCCGGATGCGCTTTCGTTGAATTGATTAAATTAATATAAATATCTCCAAATTCCGCACAGATAATAATAAATAATCAGTTTATTTTCTTTATGAAAGAAAAATAACACGATCTAGAAAGCCCTACAAAGCACAATTACCAAACCTTTTGTTTTTCGTATACTCTTCCTACATAAAGGAAGTTCCTCTCTAGAGAAAAAGGGATCTTTGCCGTCGCCGCCTCCGCCCGTCCGTCGCCGCCTCCTCTTGCGCTCGTGCCCGCCGGTGCACTTGCCTTCCAGCCCGCCTCCCTCCATCGAGATCCGCCCCTCATCGCCGTTAACGTTCAGAGCCGCTTGCCTCGTGCAGAGGTACGTCCCTCCCCCGTCCGCTTCCCTTCTCCGCCTTCCTCCCCTGTCCAACACCTCCGGTGCCGAGCCTAGCTTGGACGAACATCAACCGAAGCTGCAGAAGGGATCCTGATTGGATTGGTTTAAGGGGAAAAACAAGACCGATACACATCTACAAATTTTCAGAGGTGCCAAATCCCTAGCAGAGGTTCACGGTACCAGTAATGTAGATGTATGGGCGTTTTCGAGAGCTACTGTCCAGAATCGTGATGGCTTGGCTCATGGAGCTTAACTAATTAGATTGTAATGTTGGCAATCTAAAAAGACCAAGTCATTATAGTGTTTGGCACCCCTCTTGAAAAAAATTGCAATAGTTTTGCTCGTTGAAAGGATTAGAGTTCATCAGCCATGAATACTGTGATAACAAGCTTCAGTTTCAATGCTCTCTGTGCAAAAGGAATTGATATTTAAGGGATGTATCTATGTAGTGTGCTGCACAACTTCAGATTTGTACAAAGCTCTGAATTTGATTGCTGTGTCAACTAATTTACATTGTGCTGCAGAGCTACAACGACTATCTTTTGTGCTCTCTTGCTTGTTTGTTGCTATGTACATTGTTGCTTCAGAGCTACCACAAATATCATTGTTTCATGATTCTAGTATGCTAATATTCACATAACTTTTTTCATGGCTTTGTTTCATTTTCCTTGTTGAATATAGTGTATAGTTTTATCTATATTGCATCATCATTTTTCGGACTGAAGGAACTCTGAGACCGCTGGACGTGATTCGATCCCTCCTATTGGTAAGTAATTTTTCCATCTTCCCGTTCATTTCATCTTTTTTTGTTGACGAGCAACCAGATCTCGTTCTCTTgtcttttcttcttcttattacTAATAGAAGTCAGTTTCTGATGGAGTACTCTTTACTAATAGCAGTCGGTTTCCTTTTGTTATTTTTTCCATGTGTTGATTGCATCTCAGACCTCGACTGGGCGTTGAAGATGCATAGCAACAGGGCGAATTATATCACGCCTTGGGAGGtcaagaagaggaggaggatgcaCATGGCCAATGCACAAGATAGTTGCGGGGCCTCGATTCCGTATGAGATGATCATAGAGGTACTGCAGTGGCTCCCTGTCAAATCTGTCTTCCGCTTCCGGGCAGTTTGTCGCTCCTGGGCAAAGCTGCTCTCCTCTGATGAATTCAGCCGCCTCCATATGACAGCAGCTAAGGTTGCAAGGCGGCAGGCACCACCACCCAAGCTGCTATACATCTCACCTACCACCACATTCGACTCCACCGCGGTCTACTCGTGCCCCTtctcgccatcatcatcatcgggccGCCCCAGAGATCGTGGGGACCTACTGTTCACCATCGACGGTGCCCGTGGCAACTGTGTGGAAGTAGTGACGCCCATGCCGTGCCGCGGCCTCACCCTCCTCTACGACGCTATCGGCGCAGCTTTCTACATCTGCAACGCGGCAACACGAGCTGCTACGCGTCTGCCAGCTTCCACTGAGGAACGAGCAGCCAGGTCCGCTGCTGGGCTGGGGTTTGATGCCCAGACAGATGAGTACAAAGTGGTGAGGTTGATCAATAGGTTGTCTCATCAGCAGGACTTGGTGTGGTGTGAGATTTACACACCTGGAGGCCGCTCTGGGGATCGCTGGAGGCCGCCTGCCGGAGGAGTACCCTTGAGCTTGCATCAGTTTGTATATGCCGCTGTTACAAATGCGGAATTGAACAAATTACCTCCTGTGTTTGCCAACGGTTGCCTGCACTGGTTGATGAGACCCGCCTCTTTCACCACGACTCCGAGTGTTGCTGTCGTGTCCTTCTCGGTCACAGAGGAGACCTTCACATGTCTCCGGTCACCGCCCTTCTGGGTACCAGGAGCGCCGCCGATCAGGCATGGGTTGTCAGGAGAGCAACTAGTGGAGATGGATGACCAACTATGTTTGGTCCGAGATACTCGCAACACAATCCTTTATGCTAACGTTTTGGAGATCTGGAAACTGCCGGACTATAGCTCTGGTGACTGGTTACTGAGTCACCGGATCAATTTGTCGAGCCACCTGGCAAGAGATTTACGCGAATCACAAATTCTGAGAGTTATTGGATGTTTTGGGATCAATTCCAGCTCGCCAAGGAAGAAGATAGTCATCACTACTAGCAAGCACAAGATTTTCGACGAGTATCAGAAAATGGTTCACACGTATGACCCTAGGTCTGAAGCTCTAGAAACCATTCTTTCAATCATGGAGACACACTCAACTCCATATTATGGCCCCCCTAGTTCAAGGTTTAGTTTCATTCAAGATACCCTTGCTCCTGTGCATAAGACAGATGAAGAGATAGCCTTGTCATCTGACCTGGCTAAGGTGACTGGAGAGATCCTACTCCGCCTCCCAGCTAAAGCAGTGATACACTCCAAATTTGTGTGCAAGCAGTGGTTCAGATTGATTGAGAGTGACAACTTTATTCAGTCATACTTTCAGCATAAGAACATGGACAAAAGACCTAAGGTCATGCTTGTGGTCAAGGGCACTGGACAATTGGGCTTCAGTTTTGCTCCCTTGAATAAATGCCTCCAAGAAGCTCCTAGTAACAGTACATTACTTGATACAAAGGTGGTTTGCTCCAAGCCTTGCCATGGGCTGAACTTGGTAAGCACCGAGATGAACGACTATCTCTGCAACCCATGTACAGGTTTCCACAAGGGCTACTCGCTTGGGCCAAATTTTCTGCAGAGAATGCCTAAAGCAGAAGAGCATGCTTTCACAGTCGGCAATAAGAATATTGGCTTGACTTTTGACCCTTTGACTCAACAACATGTTTTCGTGGCAATCTTCTATCGCCAGAAGGACTTCAAATCTCGTCAATATGACCTGACATGCAGGTTACGCTTGTGTGACTCTCGGGATCGCCCCCAACCGAGCTCGGTACCGCCTCTGCCTGTGAATGACATGCCACCGGCTTATGTGGAAGGAATGCTGTACTGGATGAGTGAGCCAAGGTTGGGACAGAGCTGTGAATGGAACATTGTTTCTTTCAACCTTGCTACAAGAATTTTTGATGTCGTCGCATGCCCTTCTTGGTTTGCAAGATGGAATAGCAGAAACCGCTGTCGTGCATTTGTTGTTGAGCTCGTAGGACTATTATGTGCTGCTCTAGCAGATCCAATGGCTGAAAAATTAGATGTATGGAAGCTAGAGCATGGCCAATGGGGCAGAGCATTCACAATTCACCTGGAAGCATATCCTGACTATTCCCTTAAGACAAGTGTTGTCGTGCCATTAGCTCTTGATCCCGCTTACGGGAAGGTCCTGCTCAACACTGGGAGGAAAATAGGGCTGTATGATCCAATAAATCAGACAATTCGAAGTTTGTATTCACTTGATCAGGTGCTGGTTGCCAGAAGTACTAGTCCACACCACAAGTTTCTTGATACGCCTTCAACTTCATCAGGGAATAGTTCGACATGCTCCAAAGAAGACTCAGCGGCGGAGATGAATAGTATGGACTCTAAAATGATTCCTTCTGTTCCAATGTTATATGAGGAGAGCTTGGCATCTTACACCCGTGTGGCCAAGAAACAATTGTTGTGGTGATGCATTTTTAAGGCACCTACCTTCTTTATATGAAACATCTATTTGTGATATCTTGCCTGCATGTTTGACAACTGAAACACCAAGCTTTGGTAATGTAATAGTATTAAACATTTTTTATTGTGAGTATATCATTTCGCTTTCTAAATATATTGACGTGTTCCAAATGTTTATGTTATCTGCACAAATAAGGGGGTAATCATATCTGTTATCTTTGTATTACGAATACTTCTGACAATGTTTTGTTATGTTTGTTGCTTGCCTGGTCTGCTCTTTTGCTTTACGTGGGAGGTGCCATGTTCAGTTTCTCATTGCTCCAACAAATGCTACTACTTTTTATCTGAAGCTTGTTAAATATGATGTGCGAGCTGTAAGACCCGtgct
Protein-coding sequences here:
- the LOC125507476 gene encoding uncharacterized protein LOC125507476 isoform X1, with protein sequence MHSNRANYITPWEVKKRRRMHMANAQDSCGASIPYEMIIEVLQWLPVKSVFRFRAVCRSWAKLLSSDEFSRLHMTAAKVARRQAPPPKLLYISPTTTFDSTAVYSCPFSPSSSSGRPRDRGDLLFTIDGARGNCVEVVTPMPCRGLTLLYDAIGAAFYICNAATRAATRLPASTEERAARSAAGLGFDAQTDEYKVVRLINRLSHQQDLVWCEIYTPGGRSGDRWRPPAGGVPLSLHQFVYAAVTNAELNKLPPVFANGCLHWLMRPASFTTTPSVAVVSFSVTEETFTCLRSPPFWVPGAPPIRHGLSGEQLVEMDDQLCLVRDTRNTILYANVLEIWKLPDYSSGDWLLSHRINLSSHLARDLRESQILRVIGCFGINSSSPRKKIVITTSKHKIFDEYQKMVHTYDPRSEALETILSIMETHSTPYYGPPSSRFSFIQDTLAPVHKTDEEIALSSDLAKVTGEILLRLPAKAVIHSKFVCKQWFRLIESDNFIQSYFQHKNMDKRPKVMLVVKGTGQLGFSFAPLNKCLQEAPSNSTLLDTKVVCSKPCHGLNLVSTEMNDYLCNPCTGFHKGYSLGPNFLQRMPKAEEHAFTVGNKNIGLTFDPLTQQHVFVAIFYRQKDFKSRQYDLTCRLRLCDSRDRPQPSSVPPLPVNDMPPAYVEGMLYWMSEPRLGQSCEWNIVSFNLATRIFDVVACPSWFARWNSRNRCRAFVVELVGLLCAALADPMAEKLDVWKLEHGQWGRAFTIHLEAYPDYSLKTSVVVPLALDPAYGKVLLNTGRKIGLYDPINQTIRSLYSLDQVLVARSTSPHHKFLDTPSTSSGNSSTCSKEDSAAEMNSMDSKMIPSVPMLYEESLASYTRVAKKQLLW
- the LOC125507476 gene encoding uncharacterized protein LOC125507476 isoform X2, producing MPCRGLTLLYDAIGAAFYICNAATRAATRLPASTEERAARSAAGLGFDAQTDEYKVVRLINRLSHQQDLVWCEIYTPGGRSGDRWRPPAGGVPLSLHQFVYAAVTNAELNKLPPVFANGCLHWLMRPASFTTTPSVAVVSFSVTEETFTCLRSPPFWVPGAPPIRHGLSGEQLVEMDDQLCLVRDTRNTILYANVLEIWKLPDYSSGDWLLSHRINLSSHLARDLRESQILRVIGCFGINSSSPRKKIVITTSKHKIFDEYQKMVHTYDPRSEALETILSIMETHSTPYYGPPSSRFSFIQDTLAPVHKTDEEIALSSDLAKVTGEILLRLPAKAVIHSKFVCKQWFRLIESDNFIQSYFQHKNMDKRPKVMLVVKGTGQLGFSFAPLNKCLQEAPSNSTLLDTKVVCSKPCHGLNLVSTEMNDYLCNPCTGFHKGYSLGPNFLQRMPKAEEHAFTVGNKNIGLTFDPLTQQHVFVAIFYRQKDFKSRQYDLTCRLRLCDSRDRPQPSSVPPLPVNDMPPAYVEGMLYWMSEPRLGQSCEWNIVSFNLATRIFDVVACPSWFARWNSRNRCRAFVVELVGLLCAALADPMAEKLDVWKLEHGQWGRAFTIHLEAYPDYSLKTSVVVPLALDPAYGKVLLNTGRKIGLYDPINQTIRSLYSLDQVLVARSTSPHHKFLDTPSTSSGNSSTCSKEDSAAEMNSMDSKMIPSVPMLYEESLASYTRVAKKQLLW